In one window of Prevotella fusca JCM 17724 DNA:
- a CDS encoding M48 family metallopeptidase has translation MKIKYFLMAAVVALMTACGTASKVPLTNRTHRISVSDAQLLSLSNQEYTKFMASARKSADAKNTAMVQRVGRNLANAVETYLRNNGYANEINNFKWEFNLVQDKQANAFCMPGGKIVVYEGLLPYTQNEASLAIVLGHEIAHAVAKHSAEQLTKKMNQQMGTSILGTVLNSAVGSGVGDLASQVAGGYFSFRNLKYSRDNESEADYMGLIFAAMAGYDPANAVTFWQRMASASSGSRSEVLSDHPSDERRIQNIKNWLPEAEKYYRGGSSNRVAKTSSSQSSQTLHISGSKSSNRSNKRR, from the coding sequence ATGAAGATTAAGTATTTTTTAATGGCAGCTGTTGTCGCTTTGATGACAGCCTGCGGTACAGCTTCAAAGGTTCCTTTGACAAATCGTACGCATCGTATCAGTGTTTCTGATGCGCAGCTTCTCAGTCTCAGTAATCAGGAATATACAAAGTTCATGGCATCAGCAAGGAAGTCTGCCGATGCGAAGAATACGGCTATGGTTCAGCGTGTAGGGCGCAATCTTGCCAATGCTGTGGAGACTTACTTGCGCAATAATGGTTACGCCAACGAGATAAATAACTTCAAGTGGGAGTTTAATCTTGTCCAGGACAAGCAGGCTAACGCCTTCTGTATGCCTGGCGGTAAGATTGTTGTTTACGAAGGTTTGCTCCCTTATACACAGAATGAGGCGAGTCTTGCAATTGTATTGGGACATGAGATAGCCCATGCTGTGGCTAAGCACAGTGCCGAGCAGCTGACGAAGAAGATGAATCAGCAGATGGGAACCAGTATCTTAGGTACGGTGTTGAACTCTGCTGTTGGTAGTGGAGTGGGCGATCTTGCTTCGCAGGTGGCTGGCGGATACTTCTCTTTCCGTAACTTGAAGTATAGTCGTGATAATGAGAGTGAGGCTGATTACATGGGACTTATCTTTGCAGCAATGGCAGGATATGATCCGGCGAATGCCGTAACCTTTTGGCAGCGAATGGCGTCAGCGTCCAGCGGCAGTCGTTCAGAAGTGCTTAGCGACCACCCATCTGATGAGCGTCGTATCCAGAACATCAAGAACTGGCTGCCAGAAGCTGAGAAGTATTATCGCGGTGGCAGTTCTAATCGTGTGGCAAAGACAAGTTCTTCACAGTCATCACAGACACTTCATATAAGTGGCTCTAAGTCTTCTAACCGCTCAAATAAGCGTCGTTGA
- a CDS encoding NfeD family protein, producing MIDYLIQNLWLSWLLVGLVCLILEMMNGDFYIMCFAIGSFCASLASGFTDSVVVQVLVFVVFTVLSIFLVRPIALKYLHKGADNRLSNADALIGREGKVTDTIEAGGYGRVKIDGDSWKAKSVDGAEIVQGVAVRILRLDSIIATVERC from the coding sequence ATGATTGATTATCTGATACAAAACTTGTGGTTGTCATGGCTGTTGGTGGGGCTTGTTTGTCTGATATTGGAGATGATGAACGGAGATTTCTACATCATGTGCTTTGCTATTGGCAGTTTCTGTGCTTCACTTGCTTCCGGGTTCACGGATAGTGTTGTTGTTCAGGTACTTGTTTTTGTTGTCTTCACAGTGCTGAGTATTTTCCTGGTTCGTCCGATAGCACTTAAGTATCTTCATAAAGGTGCAGACAACAGGTTGAGTAATGCGGATGCGTTGATTGGGCGTGAGGGAAAGGTTACAGATACCATTGAAGCTGGTGGATACGGCAGAGTAAAGATTGACGGCGATTCATGGAAGGCAAAGTCGGTCGATGGTGCAGAAATAGTGCAGGGAGTTGCTGTCCGTATCTTACGGCTTGACTCTATCATAGCAACGGTTGAGCGTTGTTGA